In Phaeobacter piscinae, one genomic interval encodes:
- the bioA gene encoding adenosylmethionine--8-amino-7-oxononanoate transaminase has translation MSASGLTQLEFDQQHLWHPYTNVARPGPTFVVKESEGVHITLDDGTRLIDAMSSWWCMMHGHKNPAITKAIHDQLDTLPHVMFGGLTHDPAIDLGRKLLEITPDSLTRIFYCDSGSVSVEVAMKMAVQYQHAIGQPGRKEFATIRSGYHGDTWKAMSVCDPDTGMHHLFQGALSVQHFVSRPPIRIHEEWIDDPAQNGLGELRQMLEANAEKIAAFILEPVVQGTGGMYFYHPEYLNQARALCDELGILLIFDEIATGFGRTGELFATGFCTVEPDIICLGKGLTGGHISFACTMTNDRVAEGIGGGNPGLFMHGPTYMGNPLACAAAKASLDLLTGQAPETQDWRGTVAAIGEQMQAELAPARDLPNVADVRVLGAIGVIEMKHAVSADEAHARAHEMGVFLRPFGKNIYTMPPFITAPDQLSEITAGMLRLAREL, from the coding sequence CGTGGTGAAGGAAAGCGAGGGTGTCCACATCACGCTGGACGACGGCACCCGGCTGATCGACGCCATGTCGTCGTGGTGGTGCATGATGCACGGCCATAAGAACCCGGCGATCACCAAGGCGATCCATGACCAACTCGACACCCTGCCGCATGTGATGTTCGGCGGGCTGACCCATGATCCGGCGATCGACCTGGGCCGCAAGCTGTTGGAGATAACGCCGGACAGCCTCACCCGCATCTTCTATTGCGACAGCGGCTCGGTCTCGGTCGAAGTGGCGATGAAGATGGCGGTGCAGTACCAGCACGCTATCGGCCAGCCCGGGCGCAAGGAGTTCGCCACCATCCGCTCCGGCTATCACGGCGACACCTGGAAGGCGATGAGCGTCTGCGACCCGGACACCGGCATGCACCATCTGTTTCAGGGCGCGCTGAGCGTGCAGCATTTCGTCTCCCGCCCGCCGATACGCATTCATGAAGAATGGATCGATGACCCGGCGCAAAACGGCCTCGGCGAGCTGCGCCAAATGCTTGAGGCCAACGCGGAAAAGATCGCGGCTTTCATCCTGGAACCCGTGGTGCAGGGCACCGGCGGCATGTATTTCTATCACCCGGAGTATCTCAATCAGGCGCGCGCCTTGTGTGACGAGCTGGGCATCCTCCTGATCTTCGACGAGATCGCCACCGGTTTCGGCCGCACAGGCGAGCTGTTCGCCACTGGTTTCTGCACTGTCGAACCGGATATCATCTGCCTCGGCAAAGGGCTGACGGGCGGCCATATTTCATTCGCCTGCACCATGACCAATGACCGCGTCGCCGAGGGCATCGGCGGCGGCAATCCCGGGCTGTTCATGCATGGCCCCACCTATATGGGCAACCCGCTGGCCTGTGCCGCGGCCAAGGCCTCGCTGGATCTGCTGACCGGGCAGGCCCCTGAAACTCAAGACTGGCGCGGCACCGTCGCCGCAATCGGTGAGCAGATGCAGGCCGAGCTGGCACCGGCGCGCGATCTGCCCAATGTGGCGGATGTGCGGGTTCTGGGCGCGATTGGCGTCATCGAGATGAAACACGCGGTGTCTGCGGATGAGGCCCACGCCCGGGCGCATGAGATGGGCGTGTTCCTGCGTCCCTTTGGCAAGAATATCTATACCATGCCGCCCTTCATCACCGCGCCGGATCAGCTGAGCGAAATCACCGCAGGCATGCTGCGGCTGGCGCGGGAGCTGTAA
- a CDS encoding pimeloyl-ACP methyl esterase BioG family protein, which translates to MDFRWLKQDQAAEAIVVFGGWAVGPDVFDHLTGPQDILFVSDYRSLDADLPDMSGYDHITLLAWSFGVAAYAHWQEGRTDPFDCKVAVNGTLAPVDAGHGIPPDVMDRTAEGLSEASFAQFLRRTFNAPQSPRVIDIEARRAELHAVAARGAAPAVAFDQVWIAGRDRIFPPANQHRAWEGAPLRELPAAAHAPFDHFDSWQALIS; encoded by the coding sequence ATGGACTTCCGCTGGCTCAAACAGGATCAGGCAGCCGAGGCCATCGTGGTCTTTGGCGGCTGGGCTGTGGGGCCGGATGTGTTTGATCATCTCACAGGCCCTCAGGACATCCTTTTCGTCAGTGATTACCGCAGCCTTGATGCAGACCTTCCCGATATGTCGGGTTACGACCATATCACCCTTCTGGCTTGGTCCTTTGGCGTTGCAGCCTATGCCCATTGGCAAGAGGGGCGCACCGATCCCTTTGACTGCAAGGTTGCAGTCAACGGAACCCTTGCACCGGTGGATGCAGGGCATGGTATCCCGCCAGACGTGATGGACAGAACGGCGGAAGGGCTGAGCGAGGCGAGCTTTGCCCAGTTCCTGCGCCGGACCTTCAATGCGCCGCAATCCCCCAGGGTGATCGACATTGAGGCCCGCCGCGCTGAACTGCATGCGGTTGCTGCGCGCGGCGCGGCCCCCGCCGTGGCCTTCGATCAGGTCTGGATTGCGGGGCGGGATCGAATTTTCCCGCCTGCCAATCAGCACCGGGCTTGGGAAGGTGCGCCACTTCGGGAACTGCCCGCGGCGGCCCATGCCCCCTTTGATCACTTCGACAGCTGGCAGGCCCTGATCTCATGA
- a CDS encoding methyltransferase, with protein sequence MKDLTPPAVDAARVARAFRRGLGSYHGAASAQAQIAAELSALLAKHVGQTPFSHLFEFGAGTGHLTYALLRDLSVSRLTLNDLLPEAEAGLLPILRARGKSASFLPGRIEDICLPEPLDLIAAASVVQWVSDLPGLLRRFEAALCPGGWLALSGFGSAHFHELVALGSDAAAPNYMDHHQWAGVLPRGLRLIELRQAPIVLRFDTPRAVLRHLRNTGVNGQSRGGWSRGRLRAFEDAYCSRFSHQGGVRLTYDPVLMLARRV encoded by the coding sequence ATGAAAGATCTGACACCCCCAGCTGTTGATGCCGCCCGTGTGGCGCGCGCGTTCCGCCGGGGGCTGGGCAGCTATCACGGTGCGGCGTCTGCGCAGGCGCAGATTGCAGCCGAACTTTCGGCGCTTTTGGCCAAACACGTGGGTCAGACACCGTTTTCGCATCTGTTTGAATTTGGGGCCGGGACTGGCCATCTGACCTATGCGCTGCTGCGGGATCTCTCGGTTTCGCGCCTCACGCTCAACGATCTGCTGCCTGAGGCGGAGGCCGGTTTGCTGCCGATCCTGAGGGCTCGGGGGAAATCCGCAAGTTTCCTGCCAGGGCGAATTGAGGACATCTGCCTGCCCGAGCCGCTAGACCTGATCGCAGCGGCCTCTGTTGTGCAGTGGGTCAGCGACCTGCCAGGTCTGCTGCGCCGATTTGAGGCCGCGCTGTGCCCCGGTGGCTGGCTTGCGCTCTCCGGTTTCGGCTCGGCGCATTTTCACGAATTGGTCGCACTCGGCTCTGATGCAGCAGCCCCAAACTATATGGACCACCACCAATGGGCGGGGGTGCTGCCTCGGGGTCTACGGCTGATCGAACTGCGACAGGCGCCGATTGTCCTCAGGTTTGACACTCCGCGCGCTGTCTTGCGCCATCTGCGGAACACCGGTGTGAACGGCCAGTCGCGCGGTGGCTGGAGCCGTGGCAGGCTTCGGGCGTTTGAAGACGCTTATTGCAGCCGTTTTTCTCATCAGGGCGGTGTACGTCTTACCTATGATCCGGTGCTGATGCTGGCGCGGCGCGTCTGA